From one Methanobrevibacter woesei genomic stretch:
- a CDS encoding AAA family ATPase, with product MKSETKKPETKNTTKKAAIKKTENTKFCEVVVLKPVGYPFNFNLMESDLEITDINLFEEYAREQWLGIVVKEGSYLFDQKIIPDYGFKIISAEPNESIISEKTKIKLIDEEIATSNEIQTIKSNIKISDIVGHENAKNKTKVLRKFIQDPERFGQWAPKNVLFYGLPGTGKTMLVKALANELEVPLYLIKATSLIGEHVGDGSSKIHELFDKAKKTAPSIIFIDEIDAIALHRSFQSLRGDVAEIVNSLLTEMDGISENKSVITIGATNSPKSLDFAVRSRFEEEIEFALPNEEERRLIFENNLKTYPLKTDLNIEKLVKLTKNMSGRDIKEKILKTALHHSISQDKEIVTMNDIDYALKSTKIKINDVNGMHE from the coding sequence TTGAAAAGTGAAACAAAAAAACCAGAAACAAAAAACACAACAAAAAAAGCAGCTATTAAAAAAACAGAAAATACAAAATTTTGTGAAGTTGTTGTGTTAAAACCAGTTGGTTATCCTTTTAATTTCAATTTAATGGAAAGTGATTTAGAAATTACTGACATCAACCTCTTTGAAGAGTATGCTCGAGAACAATGGTTAGGAATTGTTGTTAAAGAAGGATCATATCTCTTTGATCAGAAAATTATTCCAGATTACGGTTTTAAAATTATTTCTGCAGAACCTAATGAATCAATAATATCTGAAAAAACAAAAATTAAACTTATTGATGAAGAAATAGCTACTTCAAATGAAATTCAAACAATAAAAAGCAATATAAAAATATCAGATATTGTAGGTCATGAGAATGCTAAAAATAAAACAAAAGTATTGAGAAAATTTATTCAAGACCCAGAAAGATTTGGACAATGGGCTCCAAAAAATGTTTTGTTTTATGGACTTCCAGGTACTGGTAAAACAATGCTTGTTAAGGCATTAGCTAATGAGCTTGAAGTTCCATTATATTTAATTAAAGCAACATCACTAATTGGAGAACATGTTGGAGATGGTTCATCTAAAATTCATGAATTATTTGACAAAGCTAAAAAAACAGCACCATCCATAATTTTCATTGATGAAATTGATGCAATTGCATTACATAGAAGTTTTCAATCATTAAGAGGGGATGTAGCTGAAATTGTAAACTCTCTTTTAACTGAAATGGATGGTATTTCTGAAAATAAATCCGTTATAACAATTGGTGCGACTAACAGCCCTAAATCTTTAGATTTTGCGGTTAGAAGTAGATTTGAAGAAGAAATTGAATTTGCCTTGCCAAATGAAGAAGAAAGAAGATTAATATTTGAGAATAATCTTAAAACTTATCCATTAAAAACTGATTTAAATATAGAAAAATTAGTTAAACTAACAAAAAATATGTCTGGAAGAGATATTAAAGAAAAAATATTAAAAACAGCCCTTCATCATTCAATATCCCAAGATAAAGAAATTGTTACTATGAATGATATTGATTATGCTTTAAAATCAACTAAAATAAAAATAAATGATGTTAATGGAATGCATGAGTAA
- a CDS encoding TIM barrel protein — MKHNVTFGPAGKPVKYSGAAYKAPKYIKEEGLDSFEYQSTYGVRIGEKSAKILKEESEKHNILISMHGPYYINLCSKEEEKINKSIEHLISTARAGEWMGAYRLVFHPGFYSNMKADKALAISKNTINKLLERCEEEGLEEFTFSPETTGKRSQLGNIQEIADLCSNFEHFEPTVDFAHIHARGRGFLNSKKDYNCIFSTLEDNLDIDILHCHFTTIEYGHGGEIKHHTLDEIEYGPNMKDLLENLIDNGWNANIICETPLRDEDALKMKELYLSLI; from the coding sequence ATGAAACACAATGTTACTTTTGGACCTGCTGGAAAACCAGTTAAATATTCTGGAGCTGCTTATAAAGCACCAAAATATATTAAAGAAGAAGGATTAGATTCTTTTGAATACCAATCCACTTATGGTGTTAGAATTGGTGAGAAATCAGCAAAAATATTAAAAGAAGAATCTGAAAAACATAACATCCTTATTTCAATGCATGGTCCTTATTACATAAATCTTTGCTCTAAAGAAGAAGAAAAGATTAATAAAAGTATTGAGCATCTTATTAGTACAGCAAGAGCTGGAGAATGGATGGGTGCTTACAGACTTGTTTTTCATCCAGGATTTTATTCAAATATGAAAGCAGATAAAGCATTAGCTATTTCAAAGAATACAATTAACAAATTATTAGAAAGATGTGAAGAAGAAGGACTTGAAGAATTTACTTTTTCACCAGAAACAACTGGAAAACGCAGCCAACTTGGAAATATTCAAGAGATTGCAGATCTTTGTTCAAATTTTGAACATTTTGAACCAACAGTTGATTTTGCACATATTCATGCAAGAGGCAGAGGCTTTTTAAATTCAAAAAAAGATTACAATTGTATTTTTTCTACCCTTGAAGATAATTTAGATATTGATATCTTACATTGTCATTTTACTACAATAGAATATGGACATGGCGGTGAGATAAAACACCATACTCTTGATGAAATAGAATATGGTCCAAATATGAAAGATTTACTTGAAAATCTTATTGATAATGGTTGGAATGCAAATATTATCTGTGAAACACCCTTAAGAGACGAAGATGCTCTTAAAATGAAAGAATTATACCTTTCATTAATTTAA
- a CDS encoding phosphatidylglycerophosphatase A has translation MAETELNITKKDNGFCINNPEFFLTFSDFLVSDGIDIVENINILKGNYDFEELAEATEDFNQLEASYISHCANSIDYFHNKYGDLELFTFMESDVEIEKFTDNLDVANSKKGFEDGEINISHIIYINKTLSPKVLLKVYKNVIKTKAKFFQSLNLPIHIQNILNNNDFLAILANVPEDSFEEENIYEDSVDIVNNQYDDENISLESLLTSVEEAVIISCEDALTKLELSFGILDYLVSEGILIGDLVEAGLELVEGVEVTDEIKTKLEKQILKSLSDINVIALLMAAIRTEDDFTNNRIREVDVSDDPAYLYSDEVLGLAISNQIAGTKATFNFKRYDEAKPGIIYGLGPMVDDIFAGLIAGCMSKIFEE, from the coding sequence ATGGCAGAAACAGAGTTAAATATTACCAAAAAAGATAATGGATTTTGCATTAATAATCCTGAGTTTTTTTTAACTTTTAGTGATTTTTTAGTTAGTGATGGTATTGATATTGTTGAAAATATTAATATTTTAAAAGGAAACTATGATTTTGAAGAGCTTGCAGAAGCAACAGAAGATTTTAATCAATTAGAAGCAAGTTATATCTCCCATTGTGCTAACTCCATTGATTATTTCCATAACAAATATGGAGATTTGGAACTTTTCACATTTATGGAAAGTGATGTTGAAATTGAAAAATTCACAGATAACTTAGATGTTGCAAACTCAAAAAAAGGATTTGAAGATGGTGAAATTAATATAAGCCATATAATTTATATTAATAAAACATTATCTCCAAAAGTCCTCTTAAAAGTCTATAAAAATGTTATTAAAACTAAAGCAAAATTTTTCCAAAGCCTTAATTTACCAATTCATATTCAGAATATCTTAAATAATAATGATTTTTTAGCTATACTGGCTAATGTTCCAGAAGATAGCTTTGAAGAAGAAAATATCTACGAAGATAGTGTAGATATAGTTAATAACCAATATGATGATGAAAATATAAGCTTAGAAAGTTTACTTACATCTGTTGAAGAGGCCGTGATTATATCCTGTGAAGATGCACTAACAAAATTAGAACTTAGCTTTGGAATTCTTGACTATCTAGTTTCCGAAGGTATTCTAATTGGAGATTTAGTGGAAGCAGGCTTAGAGTTAGTGGAAGGTGTTGAAGTCACTGATGAAATTAAAACAAAATTAGAAAAACAAATTTTAAAATCATTAAGTGATATCAATGTTATTGCATTATTAATGGCAGCTATTAGAACTGAAGATGACTTTACAAATAATAGAATAAGAGAAGTGGATGTAAGTGATGATCCTGCTTATCTTTATAGTGATGAAGTATTAGGTCTTGCCATTTCCAATCAAATAGCAGGAACTAAAGCTACATTTAATTTTAAAAGATATGATGAAGCAAAACCAGGAATTATATATGGATTAGGACCTATGGTTGATGATATCTTTGCAGGTTTAATTGCAGGATGCATGTCAAAAATATTTGAGGAATAA
- the hemA gene encoding glutamyl-tRNA reductase: MIINLRVDYTIADIETMENVSKDIHAIFDRLQDKYDIDEYVEISTCNRNEFYIHNDCFDFDEPLLDNLNDNIIVEYGDDAIMHLLRMTSGLESMIVGEDQILGQVKDSKNKSTKEHHCGDILDAIFTKAIHVGQVVRNKTNINRGFVSIGSAAVNLAENYLGSLEDKVVLVVGAGKMGKLVAKSLAEKNLEAIFVANRTYYVAVKLAKDLGGEAILFDDLNEYLKNADVVISATAAPHPIITKERLENIDADYNNLFMVDIANPRDISVDVKELGVKLCNIDDLREIAQLNKEHRKEEAIEAEKIIDYEFNLLKESFKIMEIEGIMANLRYSMEDIRQRETQKATLKLADVDGSVKILDKLTNSIVNKIFYDINSKLKAAAKNEDEEIIRAAEYIFGRE, from the coding sequence TTGATTATTAATTTAAGGGTTGATTATACAATTGCAGATATAGAAACAATGGAGAATGTTTCAAAGGATATTCATGCTATATTTGATAGATTACAGGATAAATATGATATTGATGAATATGTTGAAATCTCTACCTGTAATAGGAATGAATTTTACATTCATAATGATTGTTTTGATTTTGATGAGCCTCTTTTAGATAATCTTAATGATAATATAATTGTAGAATATGGGGATGATGCAATTATGCACCTTCTTCGTATGACTTCTGGTTTGGAATCAATGATTGTTGGTGAAGATCAAATTTTAGGCCAAGTTAAAGATTCTAAAAATAAGTCTACTAAAGAACATCACTGTGGTGATATTTTAGATGCTATTTTTACTAAAGCTATTCATGTTGGTCAGGTAGTCAGAAATAAAACCAATATTAATCGGGGTTTTGTATCTATTGGTTCTGCTGCTGTTAATTTAGCTGAAAATTATCTTGGGAGTCTTGAAGATAAGGTTGTCCTTGTTGTTGGTGCTGGAAAAATGGGTAAGCTAGTAGCTAAATCGTTAGCTGAAAAGAATTTAGAAGCAATTTTTGTTGCTAACAGAACTTATTATGTTGCTGTTAAATTAGCTAAGGATCTTGGTGGTGAAGCTATACTCTTTGATGATTTAAATGAATATCTTAAGAATGCAGATGTGGTAATTAGTGCAACTGCTGCCCCTCATCCAATAATAACTAAAGAAAGACTTGAAAATATTGATGCAGATTATAATAATCTTTTTATGGTGGACATTGCTAATCCAAGGGATATTTCTGTTGATGTAAAAGAATTGGGTGTTAAATTATGCAATATTGATGATTTACGTGAAATTGCTCAATTAAATAAAGAACATAGAAAAGAGGAAGCTATTGAAGCAGAAAAAATCATCGATTATGAATTCAATTTACTTAAAGAATCCTTTAAAATAATGGAAATTGAAGGTATCATGGCTAATTTAAGATACTCTATGGAAGATATAAGACAACGTGAAACACAAAAAGCAACTCTTAAGTTAGCTGATGTTGATGGTAGCGTTAAAATATTGGATAAACTAACAAATTCTATTGTTAATAAAATTTTTTATGATATAAATAGTAAGCTAAAAGCAGCTGCAAAAAATGAGGATGAGGAAATAATTAGAGCTGCTGAGTATATTTTTGGAAGAGAGTAA
- a CDS encoding phosphorylating glyceraldehyde-3-phosphate dehydrogenase translates to MISVAINGYGTIGKRVADAVAAQDDMKVVGVSKTRPNYEARTAVEEKNYDLYIGIPERESLFKEAGIEIAGTVEDMVQEADIVVDCTPGNIGPQNLEMYKKAGVKAIYQGGEDHDLTGLSFNSFSNYDDSYGADYTRVVSCNTTGLTRTLSTIDPIVDIQKVRAVMVRRGSDPSEVKKGPINAIVPNPPKVPSHHGPDVKTVMNGIDVTTMALLVPTTLMHQHNLMIEIGNEVETEEIIDALEKRSRVLVVEANEGLGSTAELMEYAKELGRNRNDLYEIPVWKESINVVGKELFYMQAVHQESDVVPENVDAIRAMLEMESDNEKSIAKTNKAMGIL, encoded by the coding sequence ATGATATCTGTAGCTATTAATGGATACGGAACTATTGGAAAAAGAGTAGCAGATGCAGTAGCTGCTCAAGATGATATGAAAGTGGTTGGGGTAAGTAAAACAAGACCTAATTACGAAGCAAGAACTGCAGTTGAAGAAAAAAATTATGATTTATACATTGGAATTCCTGAAAGAGAATCATTATTTAAAGAAGCAGGAATCGAAATTGCTGGAACTGTTGAAGACATGGTTCAGGAAGCTGATATTGTAGTGGACTGTACACCTGGAAATATTGGTCCTCAAAACTTAGAAATGTATAAAAAAGCAGGAGTCAAAGCTATTTACCAAGGTGGAGAAGACCATGATTTAACTGGATTATCATTTAACTCTTTTTCAAATTATGATGATTCATATGGTGCAGACTACACCAGAGTTGTTTCCTGTAACACTACTGGGCTTACACGTACTTTAAGTACAATTGATCCAATAGTAGACATTCAAAAAGTTAGGGCAGTAATGGTTAGAAGAGGATCTGACCCATCTGAGGTTAAAAAAGGCCCTATTAATGCAATTGTGCCAAATCCTCCAAAGGTACCGTCTCACCATGGTCCTGATGTAAAAACTGTAATGAATGGAATTGATGTTACAACAATGGCATTACTTGTACCAACAACACTTATGCATCAACACAATTTAATGATAGAAATTGGAAATGAAGTTGAAACCGAAGAAATTATTGATGCATTAGAAAAACGTTCCAGAGTACTTGTTGTTGAAGCAAACGAAGGGTTAGGTTCTACTGCAGAACTTATGGAATATGCAAAAGAACTTGGAAGAAATAGAAATGATTTATATGAAATTCCAGTATGGAAAGAATCCATAAATGTTGTTGGAAAAGAATTATTCTATATGCAAGCAGTACACCAAGAATCTGATGTAGTTCCTGAAAATGTTGATGCTATTCGTGCAATGCTTGAAATGGAAAGCGACAACGAAAAATCAATTGCAAAAACAAACAAAGCTATGGGAATTTTATAA
- a CDS encoding heavy-metal-associated domain-containing protein → MDEKKINVVGMHCPSCVAAVELCMTDLDGVEEAKADLETNTVSVKYDSSKVTDDDLAGAVEEAGFKVE, encoded by the coding sequence ATGGATGAAAAAAAAATTAATGTTGTAGGAATGCACTGCCCATCCTGTGTAGCTGCTGTAGAACTTTGTATGACTGATTTAGATGGTGTTGAAGAAGCAAAAGCAGATCTTGAAACCAACACTGTAAGTGTTAAATACGATTCTTCAAAAGTAACTGATGATGATTTAGCAGGTGCTGTAGAAGAAGCAGGATTTAAAGTTGAATAA
- the queC gene encoding 7-cyano-7-deazaguanine synthase QueC produces MSKKAISVLSGGLDSVVATSVYAKEYDIHAITFDYGQKAAEQEIKVTAKICELMGFEHTVIKLPWLAKISDSSLNSNEDIPQVSNEDLDDLEKCKESASSVWVPGRNVVFTAIATSFAESVGAEIIIVGWDKEEASTFPDNSKEFLNAFNVLLDIGSPNDIEIKAPAIDLDKWEIVKLGHDVGAPMELSYSCYSGENKHCGVCESCMRRKRAFIQAGINDLTEYLK; encoded by the coding sequence ATGAGTAAAAAAGCAATTAGTGTCCTTTCAGGAGGGCTTGATTCAGTAGTGGCTACATCTGTCTATGCAAAAGAATATGATATTCATGCAATAACCTTTGATTATGGTCAAAAAGCTGCTGAACAGGAAATAAAAGTCACTGCTAAAATCTGTGAGTTAATGGGCTTTGAACATACTGTAATTAAATTACCATGGCTTGCAAAGATTAGTGATTCTTCATTAAATTCTAATGAGGATATTCCACAGGTAAGTAATGAAGATTTAGATGATTTGGAAAAATGTAAGGAAAGTGCAAGCAGTGTTTGGGTTCCTGGAAGAAATGTTGTATTTACAGCTATTGCAACTTCCTTTGCAGAAAGTGTTGGTGCAGAGATAATTATTGTTGGATGGGATAAAGAGGAAGCATCAACTTTTCCAGACAATTCAAAGGAATTTTTAAATGCTTTCAATGTTCTTTTAGATATTGGTTCACCTAATGATATTGAAATTAAGGCGCCAGCTATTGATTTAGATAAATGGGAAATTGTAAAATTAGGTCATGATGTTGGTGCACCTATGGAATTAAGTTATTCCTGTTATAGTGGTGAAAATAAACATTGTGGTGTTTGTGAATCTTGTATGAGAAGAAAAAGAGCATTTATACAAGCAGGTATTAATGATTTAACTGAATATTTAAAATAA
- the cobS gene encoding adenosylcobinamide-GDP ribazoletransferase yields MAREEYLKEEEFSPLKSILSLMSFSTIFPINIFTSMEYLTKLTWFWPFIHLFVGILAAVCGFICHSLLQLDLLLSSAIIYAFLMIITGYNHVDGLMDMSDGVMVHGDASRKISIMKDSSVGTAGIMSAILVSLIAIAAISDMLSYNFILGIIIIEMSSKTSLLTTAITSKAGTGLGSYFINSLNVGEYMLSTFVVAVISYLLGGVTGLLGVLGAIISGAVMSIIAKKNFGIANGDVLGASNEVGRVISAIFICIGLFYFM; encoded by the coding sequence ATGGCAAGAGAAGAATATTTAAAAGAAGAAGAGTTCTCACCATTAAAATCCATATTAAGCTTGATGAGCTTTTCAACAATATTTCCAATAAATATTTTCACATCAATGGAATACTTAACAAAATTAACTTGGTTTTGGCCATTTATCCACTTGTTTGTAGGAATATTAGCCGCAGTTTGTGGATTTATATGTCATAGTCTACTTCAATTAGACCTTTTATTATCTTCAGCAATCATTTACGCATTTTTAATGATTATAACTGGATATAATCATGTTGATGGATTAATGGACATGTCTGATGGAGTTATGGTTCATGGTGATGCATCAAGAAAAATATCCATTATGAAAGATTCCAGTGTTGGAACCGCAGGGATTATGTCAGCTATTCTAGTTTCTCTAATAGCAATAGCTGCAATTTCTGATATGTTATCATATAACTTCATATTAGGAATAATAATTATTGAAATGTCTTCAAAAACATCTCTCTTAACAACTGCAATTACTTCAAAAGCAGGAACTGGACTTGGCAGTTATTTTATTAATTCCTTAAATGTGGGAGAATATATGTTATCCACATTTGTTGTTGCAGTTATCTCCTATTTACTTGGAGGAGTAACTGGACTTCTCGGTGTTCTTGGAGCAATAATTTCAGGAGCAGTAATGTCAATAATTGCTAAGAAAAACTTTGGAATAGCAAATGGAGATGTTTTAGGAGCATCTAATGAAGTTGGAAGAGTAATTTCAGCAATATTTATTTGTATAGGATTATTTTATTTTATGTAA
- a CDS encoding heavy metal translocating P-type ATPase, whose product MEIAKIKENKDIIFIIISTISVILSFIGVKPYGFDLTWIAIVLCGIPIILEACEGLITEFDIKADVLVSIAIIASIIIGEVFAAGEIAVIMAIGGFLEEYTVGKTQTGIERLIDLTPQTATRLRNGKEEVIDAETIEIGDILKVLPGEVVPADGTLIKGESSIDQSVLTGESMPVDKLAGDEVFSGTINLYGTFTMKAEKSGSNSSLQKLIKLVESSKPENAEIVRQADKWATWVVIVAFIGAIATWLVTRDIIRSVTILVVFCPCALVLATPTAIMAAIGNLTKHGILVKDGESIETLAKIKTVILDKTGTLTYGNPELVEIIPYESKISKDDLIYQLTSLESNSEHPLAKSIVKYYKNNYTEKLLEVTNFKVIIGKGVKGKIEGEEIIAGNKEFMSDKNIELPETYIKNNIESYLNTGSTAIYVARDGFLLGCIILSDILRENAESVISQIKDMDLNTALLTGDNKETGEYIASKVKVDTLKYNCLPEDKTSFIQDLQKQDERVAMIGDGINDAPSLKKADVGISMGDVGSDISIDASNITLISGDIKEIPHLIKLSKRTVKIINSNIAFSLGLNFLAMFLAMLGILGPITGALVHNVGSVFVIIISASLLNYGRKKI is encoded by the coding sequence ATGGAAATAGCAAAAATAAAAGAGAACAAAGACATTATTTTTATAATAATATCAACTATAAGTGTCATTTTAAGTTTCATTGGTGTTAAACCCTATGGCTTTGACTTAACATGGATAGCGATAGTTCTATGTGGTATACCAATAATTTTAGAAGCATGTGAAGGATTAATAACTGAATTTGATATAAAGGCCGATGTATTAGTTTCAATAGCTATTATAGCATCAATCATAATTGGTGAGGTATTTGCTGCAGGAGAAATTGCAGTAATCATGGCTATTGGAGGATTTCTAGAAGAATATACTGTTGGCAAAACCCAAACAGGAATAGAAAGACTAATTGATTTAACACCTCAAACTGCAACAAGACTTAGAAATGGAAAAGAAGAAGTGATTGATGCAGAAACAATTGAAATCGGAGATATCTTAAAAGTATTGCCTGGAGAGGTTGTTCCTGCTGATGGTACATTAATAAAAGGAGAGTCTTCTATTGATCAATCAGTTTTAACTGGAGAATCAATGCCCGTTGATAAATTAGCTGGTGATGAAGTATTTAGTGGAACAATTAACCTGTATGGTACTTTCACTATGAAAGCAGAAAAAAGTGGAAGCAACAGTTCATTGCAAAAATTAATCAAATTAGTGGAATCCTCAAAACCTGAAAATGCAGAAATTGTAAGACAGGCAGACAAATGGGCTACATGGGTCGTTATAGTTGCATTTATTGGAGCAATTGCAACATGGCTTGTTACAAGAGATATTATCAGATCAGTAACCATTTTAGTAGTATTTTGTCCATGTGCATTAGTTTTAGCAACCCCAACAGCAATTATGGCAGCTATTGGAAACTTAACAAAACATGGAATTTTAGTTAAAGATGGGGAATCAATTGAAACATTAGCTAAAATTAAAACTGTCATTTTAGATAAAACTGGAACATTAACCTATGGAAATCCAGAATTAGTTGAAATAATACCTTATGAATCAAAAATATCAAAAGATGATTTAATTTATCAACTAACTTCTCTTGAAAGCAATTCTGAACACCCCTTAGCAAAATCCATTGTTAAATATTACAAAAATAATTATACAGAGAAATTACTGGAAGTAACTAACTTCAAAGTAATTATTGGTAAGGGAGTTAAAGGAAAAATAGAGGGCGAAGAAATAATAGCTGGAAATAAAGAATTTATGTCTGATAAAAATATAGAACTGCCTGAAACATACATCAAAAACAATATTGAATCTTATTTAAATACTGGTTCAACAGCTATTTATGTTGCTCGTGATGGATTTTTACTTGGATGTATAATATTATCTGATATTTTAAGAGAAAATGCAGAAAGTGTAATCTCCCAAATTAAAGATATGGATCTTAACACAGCATTATTAACTGGAGACAACAAAGAAACCGGAGAATACATAGCAAGCAAAGTAAAAGTAGACACATTAAAATACAACTGCTTACCAGAAGATAAAACTTCATTTATTCAAGATTTACAAAAACAAGATGAAAGAGTAGCTATGATTGGGGATGGAATAAATGATGCTCCTTCTCTTAAAAAAGCAGATGTTGGAATTTCAATGGGTGATGTTGGAAGTGACATCTCAATTGATGCATCAAACATTACTTTAATAAGCGGAGACATTAAAGAAATACCCCACTTAATTAAACTCTCTAAAAGAACAGTTAAAATAATTAATAGCAACATAGCATTTTCACTTGGATTAAACTTCCTTGCAATGTTTTTAGCTATGCTTGGAATATTAGGACCAATTACAGGAGCATTAGTTCACAATGTAGGTTCTGTTTTTGTAATTATAATCTCAGCATCACTTCTTAATTATGGAAGAAAAAAAATTTAG
- the larC gene encoding nickel pincer cofactor biosynthesis protein LarC yields MAIIIDPQTGGIAGNMIIGALVDLGADENKLKEIMEYAASEFGKVEVSFEKIIKKGISSTYCHVEMVEKSPVFHFNEFIEKIESLDLDKKIIEMSVRIFERIAVAESKVHGSSLEKVHFHEVGASDAVADVIGAVYAYFDLNLDSHEIIGLPIALGGGRVKTAHGILPVPAPAVVEILKGANCLGGPVDSELATPTGSAIYMEFCNTLEEFLPSISPLAIGYGAGMKDFDFPNVLRIIKTEEIGEGDQVDVIETNIDHLTGEEIGYLFDKLLEEGARDVSVTPIIMKKNRQGSLLKVISKREVREHIIDVMFKEIGTLGIRIAPNTHRGIAKREFVKKEIEVANETFEVTFKIGYFNNQIISKRPEFEDIKKIAEKTKLPLKEVNSIVSDKYE; encoded by the coding sequence ATGGCAATTATTATTGATCCTCAAACAGGTGGAATTGCTGGAAACATGATAATTGGTGCTTTGGTAGATTTAGGTGCTGATGAAAATAAACTTAAGGAAATCATGGAATATGCAGCTAGTGAATTTGGAAAAGTTGAGGTGTCATTTGAAAAAATAATTAAGAAAGGTATTAGTTCAACTTATTGTCATGTAGAAATGGTTGAAAAAAGTCCAGTTTTTCATTTTAATGAATTTATAGAAAAAATTGAATCTTTAGATTTAGATAAAAAAATTATTGAAATGTCTGTAAGGATATTTGAAAGAATAGCTGTTGCAGAATCTAAAGTCCATGGAAGTTCTCTTGAGAAAGTTCATTTTCATGAAGTTGGGGCTAGTGATGCTGTAGCTGATGTGATTGGTGCAGTGTATGCATACTTTGATTTAAATTTAGATTCTCATGAAATTATAGGTCTTCCAATAGCTTTAGGTGGTGGAAGAGTTAAAACTGCCCATGGAATTCTTCCAGTCCCTGCTCCGGCTGTTGTTGAAATATTAAAAGGTGCTAACTGTCTTGGAGGGCCTGTTGACTCAGAACTTGCTACACCTACAGGTTCTGCAATTTATATGGAGTTTTGTAACACTCTTGAGGAATTCTTACCATCAATATCTCCATTAGCTATTGGTTATGGTGCAGGAATGAAAGATTTTGATTTTCCAAATGTTTTACGTATAATAAAAACTGAAGAGATTGGTGAAGGAGATCAGGTTGATGTTATAGAAACTAATATTGATCATTTAACTGGTGAAGAAATAGGATATCTCTTTGATAAATTATTGGAAGAGGGGGCTCGTGATGTTTCTGTCACACCTATTATTATGAAGAAAAATAGGCAGGGCAGTCTTTTAAAAGTGATTTCTAAAAGGGAAGTTAGGGAACATATTATTGATGTAATGTTTAAAGAGATAGGAACTTTAGGTATTAGAATAGCACCAAATACTCATAGGGGAATTGCTAAAAGGGAATTTGTTAAAAAAGAAATTGAAGTGGCAAATGAAACTTTTGAAGTAACCTTTAAAATAGGATATTTTAACAATCAAATAATCTCTAAAAGACCTGAGTTTGAGGATATTAAAAAAATAGCTGAAAAAACTAAACTCCCTCTAAAAGAAGTAAATTCTATTGTAAGTGATAAATATGAGTAA
- a CDS encoding tRNA (cytidine(56)-2'-O)-methyltransferase produces MMNVNVLRLDHRLKRDKRITTHVCLTARAFGASKIYLAGEEDHRLMENVRDIVNRWGGDFEVEYIEHYMQLIMNWRDNGGKIVHLTMYGSQAHEVVDEIRDSGDDILIIVGGSKVPTKIYENADWNVSVTTQPHSEVSSLGVFQHLLMDGKEFDLEFDNPVFEVIPTAHGKNVNVHKENKKG; encoded by the coding sequence ATAATGAATGTAAATGTTTTAAGATTAGATCATAGATTAAAAAGAGATAAAAGAATTACAACCCATGTCTGTTTAACTGCAAGAGCTTTTGGAGCCAGCAAAATTTATCTTGCGGGTGAAGAAGACCATAGGTTAATGGAAAATGTTAGAGATATTGTTAACAGATGGGGTGGAGACTTTGAAGTTGAATATATTGAACATTATATGCAACTAATAATGAACTGGAGAGATAATGGAGGAAAAATTGTCCATTTAACAATGTACGGTTCACAGGCCCATGAAGTTGTAGATGAAATTAGAGATAGTGGCGATGATATTTTAATTATCGTTGGAGGGTCAAAAGTACCAACAAAAATATATGAAAATGCAGATTGGAATGTATCTGTTACAACACAGCCACACTCCGAAGTATCTTCTTTAGGAGTTTTCCAACATTTATTAATGGATGGAAAAGAGTTTGATTTAGAATTTGATAATCCTGTATTTGAAGTAATCCCTACTGCTCATGGAAAAAATGTCAATGTTCATAAAGAAAATAAAAAAGGATAA